ATCCTGCTTCCGGCGATCGCCTGTTTAAAAATGAAGATGGCTTTTTCCGGGATATTTCAGAAGAGGCCGGTATTTATCAGGGCAGAATAGGCTATGGCTTAGGATTAGGCGTTAGCGATCTCAATGAAGACGGTTATCCCGATCTTTATGTAGGAAATGACTTCTTTGAAAATGATTATCTCTATATCAATCAGAAGGACGGCACCTTTAAAGAAATAATATCAGCAGATGACACGGCCTTAGGACATACCACCCATTTTTCGATGGGAAATGACATTGCAGACATCAACAATGACGGATTAACAGATATCGTCTCCCTGGATATGCTGCCGGAAGATCTGGAAACCTACAAAACCTCAGGATTGGAATATCCATATCCCTCCTATCAATACTATTTAAAAAACGGTTATGCTCCGCAGTTTATGCAAAATACCCTTCACCTCAATCTCGGTGATGGATCGTTTAGCGAAATAGGGCAACTTGCAGGAATCTCAGCAACAGAATGGTCCTGGAGTGTTTTACTGGCCGACTATGACAATGACGGTTATAAAGACGCCTATATCTCTAATGGCATTAAGAGGGCCACCAATGATATGGACTTTATTAATTTTATCTCTAATGATGCCATACAAAGGCGATTGGAATCGGGGATGTCTTCTGAAGACATGACTTTCATCGAAGAAATACCGCAGAAAAAGACGCCGAATTATTTTATGAAAAATACGGGGCAACTCACATTTGAGGATGTAACTGCTTCTTGGTACAACAAAATCCCTTCGTTTTCAAACGGAGCCGTTTATGCAGATCTCGACAATGACGGCGATCTCGAAATTATTGTCAATAACGTAGATGAAGAAGCCCTTATTCTCAAAAATCTGAGTGCCGGGCAACCGAATACCAACTACCTTAAAATCTCTCTTCAGGGCGATCTGAAGAATACTTATAGCCTTGGCACAAAGGTGATTATTTATCAGGACGGAAAAGAGCAAATGCAGGAGCAATATGTCTCCAGAGGGTTTCTTTCTGCTGTTCCGACCGGTCTTCATTTTGGTCTTGGCGAATCAACAACGATTGACTCTCTTAGGGTAATTTGGCCCATGGGTACGAGTCAGCTGATCATCAACCCGGACATCAATACCAAAATAACCTTAAAGGCATCAGAAGCAAAGGATACTATGCCATCCCACTTTTTAAAAAGGTCGGCCGGAATTGATTTGGAATTCGTCGAAAATACAATTCCCTTTAGGCATAAGGAACCCGCGACTCTTGAATTTGACCGCGACCCCATGGTCCCCTTCGCCAATACCAATGCAGGGCCTGAGGTTTCTGTGGCTGATGTGAACATGGACGGGCGGGATGATCTCTTTATTAGTGGCGCCAAAGCTCAGCCTTCCAGCTTGTTTATCCAACAGCAAGACGGACAATTGGTCTCTTCTCAGGAAGATCTCTTTCTACTCGATGAAATGAATGAAGATACCTCCCATGTTTTCTTTGATGCAAACGGAGATTCATGGCCCGATCTCCTGGTAGTAAGTGGTGGTAACGAATTTAGAGAAGGAAGCAGGCTGCAGCCAAGGCTGTATATGAACCAGGAAGGTACTCTGATCAGAGACACAGTTCAATTCAAAAATCTGGAGACAAATGCTTCAAAAGTAGTGGTAAGGGATCTTCAAAATGACGGCGATTTGGATGTACTGATAGCTTCGGATCAGCAGCCTTTGGAATTTGGTTCTTCCAGTCGGCAATATGTCTATCTGAATGACGGGGAAGGGAATTTTCAGGAAGATAATTCTGAGGCATATCGTGCCTTCATTGAATTGCCAAGCGTAAAAGATATCGTATGGGCCGATATTGACAAGGATGGGGAAGATGACATGGTAGTGGCCGGATACTGGGAACCTATTACGGTTTTAAAAAGCATAAATGGTGTGCTCAAACCTATGGCCAACAACGGCTTGCAAGAGACTAACGGCTGGTGGAATACGCTTGGGGTAGCTGACTTTGACCACGATGGAGACCTTGACCTTATTGCAGGGAATTGGGGCCTGAACAGCAGGCTAAAAGCCACCAGGGAGTTTCCTATTACCCTTTACAGGGCTGATTTTGACCAGAATGGCACTACGGACCCCTTGGTCACTTATTACGAAGGAGGAAAAGAAACTCCTTTTGCCTCAAAAGACGAATTGGTTAAACAAATGCCTTTTCTCAACAAGGAATTTTTGTCTTATAAAAGTTTTGCCGCTGCAGATCTTGAGCAAATGTTTACTAAAACGGCTTTAGCAAATGCAGAGAAAAAGCAACTTTATGTGCTAAGAAGCATCTATTTGGTGAATGATGGCCAAGGGAATTTTACCCCACGTGATATTCCCCGAATGGCACAGGCATCTATCATCCATGACATTTTTGTTGCCGATTTCAATAAAGATGAATTTGAGGATATCTTACTGGTAGGTAACGCCTATGAAATTAGTACTCAATTGGGTAGGTTGGATGCCGCACATGGCATAATTTTGCTGAACAATAAAAAGGGGGATTTCAATTGGATAAAATCACCGGAAATGGACATATCCGGACCAGCCAGATCTATAGGGCAAATCAAAATAAAGGAACAGGACTATTTAATTATCGGGATCAATAACGGGTCTCCGCATATGTTTAAATACAAGGAATAAATTCAATGAGAATATTAACATCACTTTTGCCAGGTTTTTTATGTTGTATACTCCTATTTTCTGGTTGTACTTCTGAAAACAAAGATCAGCTTGCTGAAGTAGACTCAAAGCCAACACTATTTAATCTTCTCTCTCCTGAAGACAGTGGCGTTGATTTTATTAACAAAGTAGAAAACCAGAAGAACTTCAACATCTTCAAATACAGGAATTTTTACAATGGAGGAGGCGTTGCAATTGGAGACATTAACAACGATGGCCTGCCGGATATCTACCTCACCGGGAACATGGTAGAGAACAAATTATATCTCAATAAGGGGAATTTAAAATTTGAGGATATTACACTTACAGCAGGGGTAGAAGGCAGTAAGCCTTGGTCTACCGGGGTTGTAATGGTTGATATTAATCAAGATGGCTTACTCGACATCTATGTAAGCAATGCCGGAAATATGGAAGGTGATAACCATGACAACGACCTCTATATCAATAATGGAGATCTTACTTTTTCCGAAAAAGCTGCTGAATACAACCTGGCTAAAACCGGATTCTCAACCCATGCTTCCTTTTTCGACTACGACAAAGACGGGGATCTAGATGCCTATATCCTCAACAACAGCAATATTCCTGTCAGCAGTCTTGGATACGCCGGACAAAGGGATGTAAGGGCACAGGATTGGGAAGGTGTACCGGACATTTTCAAAGGAGTTGGAGACATGCTCCTTCGCAATGACAATGGTGTTTTTATAGACGTTAGTGAAGAGGCCGGAATTTACGGAAGCCTTATAGGTTTTGGTCTTGGTGTGATGATCACAGATATCAATAAAGACCTATATCCGGACATCTACGTCTCAAACGACTTCTATGAAAGAGATTACCTCTATATCAACAATCAGGACGGGACATTTTCTGAAGAGATCAAAGAATGGACATCTCATTTGTCCTTGTCTGCTATGGGAATTGATATGGCTGATATCAACAATGACGGACATGCCGAGATCTTCATCACGGATATGCTTCCCGAAGCCGATGAAAGGGTAAAATCAGTAATGGAATTTGACGGCTATGACGTTTTCCGACTCAAACAGGACAAAGATTTCTATCAGCAGTACATACAAAATACGCTGCAACTCAATAACGGGAACGGATCATTTTCCGAGATCGCCTATTTCAGTGGTGTAGATGCCACAGATTGGAGCTGGGCAGGACTTTTGTTCGATATGGACAATGATGGATTCAGGGATATCTTTATCACCAATGGAATCAATCACGACCTTACAGATCTTGACTTCGTTGATTTCTTCGCCAATGAGATCATCCAAAAGATGGCGTTGACCGGTAAAAAAGAATCGATCGATTCTATCATTAATAAAATGCCGATCAGGCCACAACCGAATTATGCATACAAGAACAACAGAGACCTCACTTTTGACAATGCCAACAAAGAATGGGGCTTTGAGCTCCCAACCATGTCGAATGGAGCTGCCTATGGAGACCTCGATAATGACGGAGACCTCGATCTGGTCATCAACAACGTCAATATGGTTTCCTTTATCTACGAAAACAGAACCGATAGCTTAACGGATAACCATTTTATCAAGCTCAGATTTAAAGGTCCGGAGACCAATAAATTTGCCGTTGGCACCGCAGTAAATCTCTACTACGAGGATAATGTGGTATACCAGGAATTGATTCCTTCTCGAGGATTTCAGTCCTCTATGGATTACGAAATGACTATTGGCCTTGGAAATTCAACCAAAGTTGACTCCCTCCGGGTAATCTGGCCGGATGACAAGACTCAGAAATTGGTCGATCTTACAGCAGATCAATCCATCAATCTGAATTACGATCAAGCTGAAGGAGTCTACAAGCAAGGTAAATCTGATGACATTAAGCCGCTTTTGAAGGAATTGGATAATTCCAGACTCCTGGCCCATCAGGAAAATAATTACAATGATTTTGACTACGAAGGCCTGATATACAAATTACTTTCACAGGAAGGTCCAGCGCTGGCAATAGGCGATATAAACGGAGACGGGAACGAAGATGTCTTCCTGGGAGGAGCGGCCGGACAGGAAGGAGTTCTGTACCAGCACCTGGGTGATGGGAAGATGAGGCCACTGAGACAAAGTGTTTTTCTTGAAGACAGAGACTATGAAGACACTGCAGCAGCTTTTTTCGATGCAGATGGTGACGGAGATTTGGATCTGATGGTAGGTACGGGAGGAAATCAGGTTGGAGAAGAAATGACATACAGGTCTAGATTATACCTGAACGACGGAATGGGAAACTTTCAAAAATCGGAACAGATTTTACCTTCAACCTTTAAAAATATCTCTACTATAGCCCCATTTGATTTTGACGAGGACGGAGACATTGATGTATTTATCGGTTCCCGAAGCGTAGTAGGCACTTATGGTGTAGATCCGGATCATTTATTCCTTGAAAATAACGGAATTGGCGAATTTCGGGATGCCACTGAACGGTTGGCCTACGATCTCAAAGATGCGGGAATGATCACAAATGCTGTATGGGCCGATATGGACGGAGATTCCCGTAAGGACCTGGTAACCGTCTCTGAATGGGGAACGCCAATAATTTTTCGGAATACGGGCCGCAGATTGGCAAAGATGACTTCTTCGCTGGACAGTCTTGACGGTCTTTGGAATGTGGTGGAAGCCGCCGATCTGGACAATGACGGAGACCAAGACCTTGTCCTTGGAAATCAAGGCGCCAATCTTCACTATAAACCTACACTGGAAAGACCAATGAAGATGTGGATCAACGATTTTGACGGGAATGGAACTATAGAGCAGATCGTTACCCTTAATGAAAACGGGCAGGACTATCCCCTCCATCAGAAAAAAGAACTTACCAATCAGATTGTTTCCCTGAAAAAGCAAAATTTAAAAGCTTCTGAATACGCTCGAAAGACCATAGCAGAACTGTGGCCAAAACCCGTGTTTGAGAGTTCGATCATGAAAAAATCAGGTATCTCTGAATCGGTCATTGCGATCAATGAGGGGAATGGAAAATTCAAGATTAAGGTTCTGCCATCTAGGGTACAATTATCTTGTGTATGTGGCATTTCATGCGCTGATGTAAACAATGACGGTTACCTCGACCTTATTATGGGAGGAAATAATTTTGAGTTTAAACCACAGTTTTCCCGCCTCGACGCCAATTATGGGAATGTTCTCTTAGGGAACAAAGACCTCGACTACAAGTGGAAGGAGTATACAAAGAGTGGATTCTTTATCAGGGATGAAGTGAAACATATCAAACAATTTAAGGACCGGGAAGGCAATACCTTCGTTTTTGCTGCTTTAAATGACACTAAACCCAAGATCTACAGACTCAATGATTAGAAAAGTAGTTCTTTTTGCTCTGATATCGGTACTTCTGGGGTGTAACTCGAACGGGGGTGATCTGTTTAAAAACCCTACATCTGAAGAAACAGGGATCAGCTTTGAGAATACACTGATTGAAACGGACGAGTTAAACATCCTGGATTATCTGTATTTCTATAATGGCGGTGGAGTAGCTATCGGCGATATCAATGGCGATACGTTGCCCGACATCTTTTTCTCGGGAAATCAGGTGAAAAATAAACTGTATCTCAACAAAGGCGATCTGAGCTTTGAAGATATTTCTGCTGATGCCGGGATTGAAGGTAACAGCACATGGAATACCGGAGCAGTGATGGGTGACGTAAATGGCGACGGTCTGCTCGATATTTATGTTTGCGCGGTGATCGGCATCAATGGATTTAACGGGTACAACGAACTCTATATCAATAATGGAGACCTCACTTTTACAGAAAGTGCCTCAAAATACGGCCTGGATTTTGACACTTTCAGCTCCAATGCAGCCTTCCTCGATTACGACCTGGATGGTGATCTCGATATTTACCTTTTAAATCATGCTGTACATACTCAGGAATCCTTTGGCAAGGCAGACCTCAGGTATAAAAGGGATTTTCAAACAGGAGACAAACTACTCAGGAATGACGGAGATACCTTTGTTGATGTGAGTGAAGAAGCAGGGATTTATGGAGGGGTCAATGGTTATGGCCTGGGCGTGACCGTTAGCGATTTTAATCAAGACGGCTATCCAGACATTTATGTGGGTAATGACTTCCACGAAGATGATTACTATTATCTCAATAACGGAGACGGGACCTTTACCGATGAGCTCAGGACTTATTTCGGTCATACAACAAGGTTTTCTATGGGAAATGATGTAGCAGATATTAATCACGATGGATGGCCTGATATCCTTTCCCTGGACATGCTTCCGGAAGACGAGACAATATTGAAATCCTCTGAAGGCGATGACGATGTTCAAATACAGAATATGAGGATCAATCAGTACGGTTACCACTATCAGTTTACGCGTAATATGCTACATGTAAACCGTCCCGGTTACGGCTTTCAGGAAACTGCGCTTATCAGCGGTATTGCAGCTACCGACTGGAGTTGGAGTGCGCTTTTTGCCGATTTTAACGCGGATACCGAACAGGATATTTTTATAGCGAATGGGATACCCAAGCGTCCTAATGATCTGGATTTTATCAACTTTGTTTCCAGCGATCAGATCAAAAATAAGATCAACAATACGAAATTGATGGATCAGGAAGCCCTGAACATGATGCCCTCAGGTGCCGTCCACAATTATATTTTCCAGGGCACAGACAGTCTTCGTTTTATCGACCGGTCTGAAGATTGGATAACCGGGGACACTCTTTTTTCCGGGGCCACAGCCTTGGGAGACCTTGATAATGACGGGGATCTAGACCTGGTGACCAATAATATTAACAGTACGGCTTCGCTTTATATCAATCAAACCGATACCAATGCGAGTTATTTAAAGCTCAGATTCAATTATCCCGGTAAAAACCGGATGGGAATAGGGACAAAAGTATTTTCATACCACAAGGGCAAACTTCAATACCGGGAATTGTATACGGTTAGAGGTTTCCAGGCTTCTTCGGAACCCATCTTGCATTTTGGCTACGGAAAAGAGAACAAGGTAGATTCATTGCGCATACTTTGGCCAGACCAAACTACTCAGCTTTTGAAAGATATTGCCGTAAATCAAACATTAGTTGTAAGTCCGGATAAGAATGTTCCCTTTCAGAACCCTTGGTTAGAGAGAGAATACTCGCCTTTATTTGAAAAGGAAGAGGGAAATATGGGAATTACCTTTAGTCATCAGGAAGATCCCTATATTGATTTTAACCGCCAAAAACTAATTCCTTATAAATTCTCAGATCGAGGACCCGCAGTTGCCCTGGGAGATATCAACGGGGATGGAGCTGAAGATTTATTCTTTGGTGGATCTAAATTTTATCCTTCCGCGGTATACATTCAGACTCAAAGAGGATTTGAAGAAAAAGAAATACCTGAGATCAGCCGGGATTCTATTACTGAGGACGTGGTAGCATTACTTGAAGATTTCAACAATGACGGCAAGAATGATTTATTAATAGGGACAGGGGGAGCCGATTTTTACAACGAAATGGCCCCACTCCTGGATAGGCTATATCTCCAGGCCGATTCTACCTTTGTTGGCCAACCCTTGCCCAAGTCTTTCGGAAATACTTCAGTATTAGCGCCTTGCGATTTTGATAAGGATGGAGACCTCGACCTATTTGTCGGGAATCAAATGATCACTAACGACTTTGGAAGAATTCCCGAATCGTATTTGCTCAAAAATACAAATGGGAGGTTTGAAAAACTCAATATTAATTCCCTGTCATCTTTAGGCATGATCACAGATGCCCTCTGGGATGATTACAATGAAGATGGAAACCCCGACCTTATTGTAATAGGGGAATGGATGGTTCCTGTTTTTTTAAGAAATACTGGAGAGAAATTAGTGAATGACGACGTCTTAGAAGGAAATCCAGCCGGCTTGTGGGAAAGTATGGTAGCTTTTGACATTGACCAGGATGGAGACAGGGATTACCTCCTTGGAAACTGGGGATTAAATACCAAATTCAAGGCATCAGAAAAAGCTCCCATGAAAATGTATTACGCCGATTTTGACGATAATGGAAGTACTGAAACCATTGTGACTTTGGCAAAAAATGGAAGCGATTATCCTGTAGAAGGACTAAAAGGCCTCTCAGAACAGCTGGTGAGCTTGAGGAAAAAATTCACCGCATATAAAGATTTTGCAGGTAAACCTATTGAAGAAATCCTGGACCGGGATCTGCTTAAAAAATCTAAGATCTTTGAGGTGAATGAACTGAGGTCAGGTTATCTGCGCAATGATGCGGGAAGCTTTAGTTTTGTGCCTTTTCCCCAGGAATTACAACTGGCTCCTATCCTTTCTTTTCTCAAATACGATTTCGACAATGATGGGAAGGAAGAGGTTTTAACTGCGGGTAACTATTTTGGTGTGAAGCCTTATCACGGAAGACTGGGCAGCTTTCCCGGCGCTATGATAAAAGGGGAAAATAACGTAATTTTGGGTGATGTCTTGGGACTGGATTTTATGAATAGATCCATCAGACATCTCAACATCCTGACCGTACGCAACCAACCCTATTTACTGGCAACATTCAACGACGATGTCGTTCAGTTATACCGATTAATAAATAAAAACGAAACACCATGAAGAAATTAATCCTTCTACTGGTTTTGATCAGCCTTGGCTGTCAAAAGGAGGAAACTCCCATTGAGGTGTCTCCGGAATTGATGCACAGCACAGTGGACAAGGTGACTGAGATCATGATCCACGACATTTTTTCTCCTCCGGTGGCAAGCAGAATATTTGCTTACCCCAATATTGCAGCTTATGAAATTATTGCACAGCATGATGAGAGATTTCAATCTCTCAAGGGCCAGATTCATGAATTGAAGTCCATTCCTGAAGCCGATCCTGAAAAACCCGTAAATGCAGCTCTTTCGGCGATGATTGCGCATATCGACCTAAGCCGAAGGTTGATCTTCAGCGAAGACAAAATGGAAGTTTACAGGGATAGCTTATATGCCTTGTGGTCTTCTCAAAATAAAAAAGAATTTGAGGCTTCTAAGGAATTCGGCTTGCAAGTTGCGGACCATATCGCTACCTGGATGGATAAAGACAATTACAAACAGACACGCACAATGCCGAAATTTACGGTAAATACCGATGAACCTTTCCGATGGCAACCCACTCCCCCCGCCTATATGGCCGGGATAGAACCCCACTGGAGCAAAATAAGACCTTTTGTGATTGAATCGGCCGATCAGTTTAAGCCTGTGCCTCCTCCACCCTTTACCATGGAAGAGGGATCTGATTTTTACAAGGAGCTAAAAGAGGTTTATGACCTCAGTAAACAAATGGAGGAAGAAGGCGATGAATCAGAGGGAATACAAATTGCAAAATTCTGGGATTGTAACCCTTATGTTTCTGTAACAAGAGGGCACCTTATGTTTGCTACCAAGAAGATCACCCCTGGTGCACATTGGATTGGAATAGTAAAAATTGCCGGCAGAAAAGCGAAATCTGACTTCAGTGAAACTGTTTATGCCTATACCAAGACCTCTATGGCAATTGCCGATGCTTTTATAAGTTGTTGGGACGAAAAATACAGGAGTAATTTAATCCGACCAGAAACTTTGATCAACGAGCATATAGACGATAGCTGGAAACCTGTTCTCCAGACTCCGCCATTTCCGGAATACACCAGTGGACACAGTGTAGTATCAGGTGCAGCTTCAGTTGTACTTACCGATATTTATGGAGAAGACTTTGCGTTCGACGATGATACCGAGTTACCATATGGCCTTCCTGTCAGATCTTTTACTTCGTTCAGAGAAGCAGCCGATGAGGCCGCCATTAGCCGAATGTACGGTGGTATTCATTATCGTGCCGCCGTTGAAGTTGGGGTTAAGCAAGGGCGAGATTTAGGGTCCTTTATTGTCAACAAACTCAGCATGAAAAACGAATCCCAATTGGCACAAACCCAATAGTCGCATGAAAAAAATTCTTCTGATCATCTCTTTCCTGATCCTGGGAGGAGTCATAGGGTATCTTTTTATTTATCCTTATGATTACCTCGTGACAATGGAAGCAAGAGCTAATAAAGGGACGATCAATCAAATCATTAAATTATGGAACACCAGTCTGGATAGCACTCAAATTGAAGCAGGTGAAGATCTGGAACAGCTCACCCAGACATTGCACTTTGGTGATTCAACTCATATCTATAACTGGAAAATTAGTTCAGTAAATGATTCCATTTCCAAAATTAAAGTCTTTGCCAAAGACAGCGCATTTAGTTTGAATAACAAGCTAAAAGTCCCGTTTATGGATACGGATTTCGAAAAACGAACAAAGAAAAATCTCAAAAACTTTGCCGATCTACTCGCCAATCACCTTGAGAATATTAAGGTCAGGATCGTTGGAGAGGGCCATTTAGATTCAACACATTACGCTTATGTCCATAATAAGACTACTCAATTTGGTAAAGCTGGAGGAATGATGCTAGACTTTCCGCTGCTCGATCCTTTTCTTATGAACAATGGAGTTGAACTAAATGGGAAACCCTTTATTGAAATCCTGGAATGGGATATGGAAAATGACAGTTTGGAATTCAATTTTTGTTACCCAATCATCAGAAATGACAGCTTGCCTCAGCACCCCGATCTCAAATACGGTTTTCGTGAACCTGTAAAAGCACTGAAAGCAGTCTATAACGGAAACTATATTACCTCGGATCGTGCCTGGTACGAATTATTGGACCATGCTGAAAAAAACGGAATTAAAGTAACGGGATTGCCGGTTGAAGTATTTTATAACAACCCCAACATTGGCGTTGAAGAGCTCAGCTGGAAAGCCGAAGTATTTATGCCATTAAAGGATTAAGCATGAGGATATTTACCATACTTTTTCTCTGCATGATAGGTACGAGTTGCGCGCAGCACGGGCAGTTAACCTACTTGTGTTCTTTGCCTGGTGAATTAGATGAAAACTCCGGCATCGCCACCCTTGAAGCAGATAAGGTCTGGTTAATTGAAGACAACAACAACAAGGACAGGATCTATGAGGTAAGTTCGGGAGGAGAATACCTGAGAGATTTTAAGGTAAAAAACGCTAAGAATGACGATTGGGAAGATCTGACTCAAGATCAGGCGGGAAATCTTTACATTGGTGATTTTGGTAATAATGAGAACCAAAGAAAGGAGTTTATAATCTATAAGCTGCCAAATCCTCTGAAGGAAAAGGGAGATAAGATCGATGCCGAAAAAATTGAATTCTCCTATCCTGAACAGAAAAAATTCCCTCCTGAGCCTGCCGATAGAAAATATGATACAGAAGCGTTTTTCTACCTGGACAGCCTTTTGTATATCATTACCAAAGACCGGAGTAATCCTTTTTGCGGAGAAGCACTAATTTACACGGTGCCCGCTGTTAAAGGTAAGTACGACGCCGAACTCGTTGGTGTGTTTCCCACTTGTAACGATTATTCGTTTTGTCAAATCACTTCTGCGGCAATCTCGCCGGATGGAAAGACCATAGCGCTTTTAGGCTATGGATCACTCTGGCTTATACGCGACTTCAATTTACCTGATTTTTCAGGGGGAAAGGTAGAGTTTATAGATCTTGGAGTGAGGTCTCAATTAGAGGCTATTTGTTTTAAGGATAATAAAACCGTGTACGTTTCAGATGAAGAAAATCACGGTTTAGGAAGAAACCTGTATTCCTTTACCTTGCCGGATAGCCAAAAGAAGAAAGAAAAGGGATACTAAAACCCAAAACCCAGGCCGAAGGTAAGCCTCGGTCCGTCCGAACTTTGAAACAAGGCTGTTCTTGCAGTAATAAAATTGGACGCATTGAGAAAGATTCCTCCCCCATATGAGGTATGCCATTCGTCAGACGGGCTTCCGGGCAACCAGACCCTACCGTAATCGAATCCCCCGTAAAGTCCGATAGTACTTGGCAGAATTCCAGTTTTTACATTAGTGAGTCGCACCCTCAGATCGGTATTCTGGTAGTACGATGTTTTTCCATTAAACCTCTGATTCCGGAATCCCCTTAAACCATCAACTCCGCCTATAGCAGCGCCCTGATAAAATTCATATCCGTCACCCATATTGAAGTGGGCTTTCCACTTGGAGGCGAGAACCAACCATCCACTGGGTACCAATTTGTGATTTATCGAAAAGGACGGAATAAAATATCCATACTGCTGATCAGGATTAACCAGGCTCTTTTTGTACCCTGCCTCCAGATGCAAAGACATCCCCAGGGTGGGAAATGCTGAATTGTCAACGTTTCCGTATGCGTACTCTGCCATTGCCCCAAAAAATCTATTGGAGGTTTCCTCTCCGTTAAGCTGGTAAAATGTATTGATAAACCTGTTCTCCGTCTCTTCTACCGAAATGTCTTCGTATGAGATTCCAGTCCTCAACTTCGCCCCTAAATGACCTCTCCAC
This DNA window, taken from Muriicola soli, encodes the following:
- a CDS encoding VCBS repeat-containing protein produces the protein MMKRILRYTVLLSIVLTGCQNSPAKRFEKLSASSTGLDFSNTLTATPELNILNYLYFFNGAGIAAADFNNDGLIDLYFTANQEADQLYLNKGNLRFEKITETAGIDNSGNWTTGVTHADVNNDGLLDIYVCKVGSFRNISGKNLLYINQGLNKEGIPEFKEEAESYGLDFSGFSTQAAFFDYDLDGDLDMFLLNHSVHPNMTYGKGSQRLQYDPASGDRLFKNEDGFFRDISEEAGIYQGRIGYGLGLGVSDLNEDGYPDLYVGNDFFENDYLYINQKDGTFKEIISADDTALGHTTHFSMGNDIADINNDGLTDIVSLDMLPEDLETYKTSGLEYPYPSYQYYLKNGYAPQFMQNTLHLNLGDGSFSEIGQLAGISATEWSWSVLLADYDNDGYKDAYISNGIKRATNDMDFINFISNDAIQRRLESGMSSEDMTFIEEIPQKKTPNYFMKNTGQLTFEDVTASWYNKIPSFSNGAVYADLDNDGDLEIIVNNVDEEALILKNLSAGQPNTNYLKISLQGDLKNTYSLGTKVIIYQDGKEQMQEQYVSRGFLSAVPTGLHFGLGESTTIDSLRVIWPMGTSQLIINPDINTKITLKASEAKDTMPSHFLKRSAGIDLEFVENTIPFRHKEPATLEFDRDPMVPFANTNAGPEVSVADVNMDGRDDLFISGAKAQPSSLFIQQQDGQLVSSQEDLFLLDEMNEDTSHVFFDANGDSWPDLLVVSGGNEFREGSRLQPRLYMNQEGTLIRDTVQFKNLETNASKVVVRDLQNDGDLDVLIASDQQPLEFGSSSRQYVYLNDGEGNFQEDNSEAYRAFIELPSVKDIVWADIDKDGEDDMVVAGYWEPITVLKSINGVLKPMANNGLQETNGWWNTLGVADFDHDGDLDLIAGNWGLNSRLKATREFPITLYRADFDQNGTTDPLVTYYEGGKETPFASKDELVKQMPFLNKEFLSYKSFAAADLEQMFTKTALANAEKKQLYVLRSIYLVNDGQGNFTPRDIPRMAQASIIHDIFVADFNKDEFEDILLVGNAYEISTQLGRLDAAHGIILLNNKKGDFNWIKSPEMDISGPARSIGQIKIKEQDYLIIGINNGSPHMFKYKE
- a CDS encoding VCBS repeat-containing protein, yielding MRILTSLLPGFLCCILLFSGCTSENKDQLAEVDSKPTLFNLLSPEDSGVDFINKVENQKNFNIFKYRNFYNGGGVAIGDINNDGLPDIYLTGNMVENKLYLNKGNLKFEDITLTAGVEGSKPWSTGVVMVDINQDGLLDIYVSNAGNMEGDNHDNDLYINNGDLTFSEKAAEYNLAKTGFSTHASFFDYDKDGDLDAYILNNSNIPVSSLGYAGQRDVRAQDWEGVPDIFKGVGDMLLRNDNGVFIDVSEEAGIYGSLIGFGLGVMITDINKDLYPDIYVSNDFYERDYLYINNQDGTFSEEIKEWTSHLSLSAMGIDMADINNDGHAEIFITDMLPEADERVKSVMEFDGYDVFRLKQDKDFYQQYIQNTLQLNNGNGSFSEIAYFSGVDATDWSWAGLLFDMDNDGFRDIFITNGINHDLTDLDFVDFFANEIIQKMALTGKKESIDSIINKMPIRPQPNYAYKNNRDLTFDNANKEWGFELPTMSNGAAYGDLDNDGDLDLVINNVNMVSFIYENRTDSLTDNHFIKLRFKGPETNKFAVGTAVNLYYEDNVVYQELIPSRGFQSSMDYEMTIGLGNSTKVDSLRVIWPDDKTQKLVDLTADQSINLNYDQAEGVYKQGKSDDIKPLLKELDNSRLLAHQENNYNDFDYEGLIYKLLSQEGPALAIGDINGDGNEDVFLGGAAGQEGVLYQHLGDGKMRPLRQSVFLEDRDYEDTAAAFFDADGDGDLDLMVGTGGNQVGEEMTYRSRLYLNDGMGNFQKSEQILPSTFKNISTIAPFDFDEDGDIDVFIGSRSVVGTYGVDPDHLFLENNGIGEFRDATERLAYDLKDAGMITNAVWADMDGDSRKDLVTVSEWGTPIIFRNTGRRLAKMTSSLDSLDGLWNVVEAADLDNDGDQDLVLGNQGANLHYKPTLERPMKMWINDFDGNGTIEQIVTLNENGQDYPLHQKKELTNQIVSLKKQNLKASEYARKTIAELWPKPVFESSIMKKSGISESVIAINEGNGKFKIKVLPSRVQLSCVCGISCADVNNDGYLDLIMGGNNFEFKPQFSRLDANYGNVLLGNKDLDYKWKEYTKSGFFIRDEVKHIKQFKDREGNTFVFAALNDTKPKIYRLND